CCCTTTGCCATGCCTCAGCTGGTTCAGAAATTCTATGCCATCCGGGATGACAGAGCCATACGTATAGGAACCGTTGCCTCAACCCTTTTTGCCCTGATGATAAGTGGAGTTGCTTACTTTATCGGATCAACAACCAGGCTTTTTCTTTCTCCTGAGTCTACCCCCGGAGCCTTCAGGGATGGCCTTCCTATTTTTGATGCGCTAATGCCGGAGCTCCTTGCCAATGTGGTCCCAGCCTCCCTTTCGGTGCTGATTCTTCTACTCGTGCTTTCGGCTTCAATGTCAACCCTTGCGGCACTGGTTCTTATTTCCAGCTCTGCCATGGTTAAGGATTTTTATGCCGGATTTATCCGGAAAGATGTTTCCGACCTGCAGTTGACGGTGTTGATGCGTTATGCCAGTTTCTTTTTTATTCTTCTTTCTGTTTTGCTGGCTTATGCCCGTCCGTCTTCTATCATAATGATCCTTGGGATATCCTGGGGAGCCATAGGATCGGCATTTTTAGGCCCCTTTATCTGGGGGCTTTTTTATGAAAAAACTACCCGCCTTGCGGCCATTGTTTCGGGTTTTGGTGGCCTTGGCACCTGTCTTGGACTTTATTTCACCGGTGTCAGCTCATCTCCGGAGGCTGGAACCATAGGCATGCTGACTTCTCTGGTCCTTGCCCCCCTTGTTACATGGATTTCTATACGGGTGTTGGATACAGGCGTTGCTTCCGAATAAGATGTCGTTCAGTTTATGGCTTTGTTGAGTATGTATGAAAAATAATCAGGGGAAGACTCTTATGACAGCAGAAATTATACGTGGGACAGAACTGCGGGAAACCATTCTGGACGAAGTGGCAGAAGGGGTAATTAAACTCAAGGAAAAAACAGGGCGTCCTCCCGGTCTTGTTACTATCCTTGTGGGAGCAAACCCTGCTTCTCTCTCTTATGTTTCTTTGAAAATAAAGACAGCACACAGGGTGGGTTTTAAAGAGGTGCAGGAAAATCTGCCGGAAGATATCAGTGAGGCGGATCTTCTGGCTCTTATAGAAAAGTATAACCGGGATGATACCATTGATGGCATTCTGGTTCAGCTTCCCCTGCCAAAACATATTGACGAGTCCAGGGTTATTTATGCCATTGATCCTGTCAAAGATGTGGACGCTTTCCATCCTGCGAATGTGGGACGTCTCATGCTGGAAGGGAGTTCAGCACCTTTTGTTCCCTGTACACCTGCGGGTATTCAGGAGATGCTTGTCCGCGCAGAGGTACCCGTAGCTGGTGCTGAGGTGGTGGTGGTGGGAAGATCCAATATTGTGGGAAAGCCCATTGCAAATCTCCTGTTCCAGAAAGGACGGGCAGCCAATGCAACGGTTACGGTGGTGCATACGGGTACAAGGGATCTGGCTTCCCACTGCAAGCGGGCGGATATCCTCATTGTAGCAGCAGGTGTACCGAACCTTGTCCGGCCGGATTGGATCAAGCCCGGAGCCTGTGTTATTGATGTGGGTGTGAACAGGGTGGGGGAGCGTATCAGTGAAAAAACGGGGAAAACAGTTGCCATTCTCAGGGGGGATGTGGATTATGATGCTGCCCTTGAGGTGGCCGGGTGGATTACTCCGGTTCCGGGGGGGGTTGGTCCCATGACTATAGCCATGCTGATGAAAAATACCCTGAAGGCCATGGAACTCAGGACTGTGTGATAGTACTGTAGTAGAAGTTCAAGTTGGTACTCTGTATATTGTCTGCGGGTCTTCTATGGGACAGGGCACTTTCCGGTGCAGGAGTGAGTTGTACCTTGACAGTTTTTTTTCATATGTTAAAAATCATCATGGGTAGTAATTATTCAGTGCAGGTTGCTTTGTACGGAGAGCTGAGGCTTGATCCGTTCTGCCTCAGACCAGGGGGATTAAGGTATGAATCAGAAAATGACC
This window of the Desulfobotulus mexicanus genome carries:
- a CDS encoding sodium:solute symporter family protein encodes the protein MKFCFFASPSSIAIFVFFIPYTSAVFMGLSYLFRSNFGMDYGLALAIMGSVTAIYMILGGYRTMALVDVFFGMIMVGGVLVLMGFTLHKGGGVMNIITDLQAINPDLGAVVGPPGWWPLFCLVFLTSVAPFAMPQLVQKFYAIRDDRAIRIGTVASTLFALMISGVAYFIGSTTRLFLSPESTPGAFRDGLPIFDALMPELLANVVPASLSVLILLLVLSASMSTLAALVLISSSAMVKDFYAGFIRKDVSDLQLTVLMRYASFFFILLSVLLAYARPSSIIMILGISWGAIGSAFLGPFIWGLFYEKTTRLAAIVSGFGGLGTCLGLYFTGVSSSPEAGTIGMLTSLVLAPLVTWISIRVLDTGVASE
- the folD gene encoding bifunctional methylenetetrahydrofolate dehydrogenase/methenyltetrahydrofolate cyclohydrolase FolD; its protein translation is MTAEIIRGTELRETILDEVAEGVIKLKEKTGRPPGLVTILVGANPASLSYVSLKIKTAHRVGFKEVQENLPEDISEADLLALIEKYNRDDTIDGILVQLPLPKHIDESRVIYAIDPVKDVDAFHPANVGRLMLEGSSAPFVPCTPAGIQEMLVRAEVPVAGAEVVVVGRSNIVGKPIANLLFQKGRAANATVTVVHTGTRDLASHCKRADILIVAAGVPNLVRPDWIKPGACVIDVGVNRVGERISEKTGKTVAILRGDVDYDAALEVAGWITPVPGGVGPMTIAMLMKNTLKAMELRTV